The Denticeps clupeoides chromosome 5, fDenClu1.1, whole genome shotgun sequence genome includes a region encoding these proteins:
- the erap1a gene encoding endoplasmic reticulum aminopeptidase 1 isoform X1 encodes MGLLQQAALLLLVYGCSAPAPFPWSDVRLPETVRPLHYDLLISPDLTHLNFTGEVRIRIAVARDARAVVLHSKGLRLSGARLLTSGHTRPLRVLELPGFEQIALLAEGWTIVRGAHEVRLEFAANLSHSFHGFYKGYYKTRRGESRVLASTQFEPTHARAAFPCFDEPAFKANFTVRLRRESRHISISNMPKMRTVELAGGLLEDHFETSVRMSTYLVAFIICDFLSIRKTTKHGVEIAVYAVPEKISQAEYALNTAVTLLDFYDDYFDIPYPLPKHDLAAIPDFQSGAMENWGLSTYREAGLLFDPEKSSTSDKLGITKVIAHELAHQWFGNLVTMRWWNDLWLNEGFAKFMEFVSLSYTHPELQVNDYFLEKCFKAMEVDALVSSHPISTPVENPSEIREMFDDVSYDKGACVLNMLRDFLSPDAFKLGIIHYLRQYSYQNTMNANLWESLNNICHSEDSEQGRLKLDSFCARTNAKNAASKWFMEDELDVKSIMDTWTLQEGFPMITVSVKGREVRLSQERYLKGRDPLKASGFLWQVPLTYVTSRSHTVQRFLLKTRTDILYLPEEVEWVKFNVDMRGYYIVHYESGGWDTLVNLLHINHTTLSSNDRASLISNVFQLVSIDKLPLDKALNLSLYLSQEREIMPVIQAFSELVPLYKLMEKRDMELLENQMKEYILLLFRDLIDSQSWTDEGTVSQRMLRNYMLLFACVRRYAHCVTTATQLFRQWKDSDGNMSLPSDVSLVVFTVGARSEEGWDFLLEKYLHSMSSSEKRTIKSALTFSPLAHKLQWLMEQSFEGGALKTQDLPSLVISISKNPKGYRLAWDFLRTNWHKLINKFDLGSSSISRMVTGVTDQYSTHEMLKEVKDFFGSLEIETGSGLRSIQLAIEKIEENIRWMDRNLPLLKGWLDNHHPLSRLPLV; translated from the exons ATGGGTCTCCTTCAACAGGCCGCGCTGCTTCTCCTCGTGTACGGCTGCTCCGCGCCCGCGCCTTTCCCGTGGAGCGACGTGCGGCTGCCGGAGACGGTGCGCCCGCTGCACTACGACCTGCTGATCAGCCCGGATCTGACCCACCTGAACTTCACCGGGGAGGTGCGGATACGCATAGCCGTGGCGCGGGACGCCAGGGCCGTCGTCCTTCACAGCAAAGGGCTCCGGCTGTCCGGCGCCCGGCTGCTCACGTCGGGCCACACGCGTCCGCTCCGGGTGCTGGAGCTGCCGGGCTTCGAGCAGATCGCGCTGCTGGCTGAGGGCTGGACCATAGTCAGGGGCGCCCATGAGGTCAGACTGGAGTTCGCGGCGAACCTCTCCCACAGCTTCCATGGCTTTTATAAAGGCTATTATAAAACGCGGCGTGGCGAGAGCAG GGTGCTGGCCTCAACTCAGTTTGAGCCCACTCATGCCCGAGCAGCCTTTCCCTGTTTTGATGAGCCCGCCTTCAAAGCGAACTTCACAGTCCGCCTGCGCCGTGAATCCAGGCATATTTCTATATCCAACATGCCCAAG ATGAGGACAGTGGAGCTGGCAGGTGGTCTACTGGAAGACCATTTTGAAACCAGCGTCAGGATGAGCACCTACCTGGTGGCCTTCATCATATGTGATTTTCTTTCTATCCGAAAAACCACCAAACATGGTGTAGAG ATTGCAGTATATGCTGTTCCAGAGAAGATCAGTCAGGCTGAGTATGCCCTCAACACTGCAGTGACTCTACTGGACTTCTATGATGACTACTTTGACATTCCATATCCACTCCCGAAACATG ATTTAGCTGCCATACCAGACTTTCAGTCAGGTGCTATGGAGAACTGGGGGCTTAGTACTTACAGGGAGGCAGGACTCCTCTTTGATCCAGAAAAGTCGTCAACTTCCGACAAACTGGGTATCACTAAAGTCATTGCACATGAGCTAGCCCATCAG TGGTTCGGTAACTTGGTGACGATGCGGTGGTGGAATGACCTCTGGTTAAATGAAGGCTTCGCCAAGTTCATGGAGTTTGTGTCCCTCAGCTATACACACCCTGAACTGCAAGTG AATGATTATTTTTTGGAGAAGTGTTTTAAAGCCATGGAGGTAGATGCTCTTGTCTCTTCACACCCCATCTCCACACCGGTAGAAAATCCATCTGAGATCAGGGAAATGTTTGACGATGTTTCCTATGACAAG GGTGCTTGTGTTTTGAACATGCTGAGAGATTTCCTATCACCTGATGCCTTCAAGTTGGGCATCATCCATTACCTTCGACAATACAGCTATCAGAACACCATGAATGCCAACTTGTGGGAAAGCCTGAACAAT ATCTGCCATTCTGAAGACTCAGAACAGGGGAGACTTAAATTGGATTCATTCTGTGCAAGGACAAATGCTAAAAATGCTGCCTCT AAATGGTTCATGGAAGATGAGCTGGACGTCAAATCAATCATGGACACCTGGACTCTCCAGGAGGGCTTTCCCATGATCACTGTTAGTGTCAAAGGTCGAGAAGTCAGGCTCAGCCAGGAGAGGTATCTCAAAGGGAGGGATCCTTTGAAAGCATCTGG CTTCCTGTGGCAAGTGCCACTAACCTACGTGACCAGCCGTTCCCACACTGTACAGCGATTTCTGCTGAAAACACGAACGG atatACTCTACTTGCCAGAGGAAGTGGAGTGGGTCAAATTTAATGTGGACATGCGAGGATATTACATCGTACATTACGAGTCAGGGGGTTGGGACACTTTGGTCAACCTTCTACATATCAACCATACTACACTCAGTAGCAATGACAGGGCGAGCCTCATCAGCAACGTTTTCCAGCTGGTCAG TATAGACAAGTTGCCTCTGGACAAAGCCCTGAATTTGTCTCTATACCTAAGCCAGGAGAGGGAGATCATGCCTGTCATCCAGGCCTTTAGTGAACTAGTGCCACTGTACAAGCTAATGGAGAAAAGAGACATGGAGCTGCTGGAAAACCAGATGAAG GAGTACATATTGCTTCTGTTCCGTGACCTGATTGACAGTCAGAGCTGGACTGATGAGGGCACTGTATCTCAAAGGATGCTTCGTAACTACATGCTACTGTTTGCCTGTGTTCGCCGCTATGCCCACTGTGTTACCACAGCAACTCAGCTCTTCCGCCAATGGAAGGACTCTGATGGGAACATGAG TTTGCCCTCTGATGTTAGCCTGGTGGTCTTCACAGTAGGTGCTCGAAGTGAGGAGGGATGGGACTTTCTCTTGGAGAAATATCTCCATTCTATGTCTTCTTCTGAAAAGAGAACCATTAAGTCAGCACTTACCTTCAGCCCACTAGCTCACAAGCTTCAGTG GCTGATGGAGCAGAGCTTTGAAGGTGGGGCTCTGAAAACACAGGACCTTCCTTCACTTGTCATCTCCATCAGCAAAAACCCCAAAGGCTACAGACTAGCTTGGGATTTTCTCAGGACCAACTGGCATAAACTAATAAACAA GTTTGATTTGGGG
- the erap1a gene encoding endoplasmic reticulum aminopeptidase 1 isoform X2, whose amino-acid sequence MGLLQQAALLLLVYGCSAPAPFPWSDVRLPETVRPLHYDLLISPDLTHLNFTGEVRIRIAVARDARAVVLHSKGLRLSGARLLTSGHTRPLRVLELPGFEQIALLAEGWTIVRGAHEVRLEFAANLSHSFHGFYKGYYKTRRGESRVLASTQFEPTHARAAFPCFDEPAFKANFTVRLRRESRHISISNMPKMRTVELAGGLLEDHFETSVRMSTYLVAFIICDFLSIRKTTKHGVEIAVYAVPEKISQAEYALNTAVTLLDFYDDYFDIPYPLPKHVLLLKKHMLYSCVDPVDLAAIPDFQSGAMENWGLSTYREAGLLFDPEKSSTSDKLGITKVIAHELAHQWFGNLVTMRWWNDLWLNEGFAKFMEFVSLSYTHPELQVNDYFLEKCFKAMEVDALVSSHPISTPVENPSEIREMFDDVSYDKGACVLNMLRDFLSPDAFKLGIIHYLRQYSYQNTMNANLWESLNNICHSEDSEQGRLKLDSFCARTNAKNAASKWFMEDELDVKSIMDTWTLQEGFPMITVSVKGREVRLSQERYLKGRDPLKASGFLWQVPLTYVTSRSHTVQRFLLKTRTDILYLPEEVEWVKFNVDMRGYYIVHYESGGWDTLVNLLHINHTTLSSNDRASLISNVFQLVSIDKLPLDKALNLSLYLSQEREIMPVIQAFSELVPLYKLMEKRDMELLENQMKEYILLLFRDLIDSQSWTDEGTVSQRMLRNYMLLFACVRRYAHCVTTATQLFRQWKDSDGNMSLPSDVSLVVFTVGARSEEGWDFLLEKYLHSMSSSEKRTIKSALTFSPLAHKLQWLMEQSFEGGALKTQDLPSLVISISKNPKGYRLAWDFLRTNWHKLINKFDLGSSSISRMVTGVTDQYSTHEMLKEVKDFFGSLEIETGSGLRSIQLAIEKIEENIRWMDRNLPLLKGWLDNHHPLSRLPLV is encoded by the exons ATGGGTCTCCTTCAACAGGCCGCGCTGCTTCTCCTCGTGTACGGCTGCTCCGCGCCCGCGCCTTTCCCGTGGAGCGACGTGCGGCTGCCGGAGACGGTGCGCCCGCTGCACTACGACCTGCTGATCAGCCCGGATCTGACCCACCTGAACTTCACCGGGGAGGTGCGGATACGCATAGCCGTGGCGCGGGACGCCAGGGCCGTCGTCCTTCACAGCAAAGGGCTCCGGCTGTCCGGCGCCCGGCTGCTCACGTCGGGCCACACGCGTCCGCTCCGGGTGCTGGAGCTGCCGGGCTTCGAGCAGATCGCGCTGCTGGCTGAGGGCTGGACCATAGTCAGGGGCGCCCATGAGGTCAGACTGGAGTTCGCGGCGAACCTCTCCCACAGCTTCCATGGCTTTTATAAAGGCTATTATAAAACGCGGCGTGGCGAGAGCAG GGTGCTGGCCTCAACTCAGTTTGAGCCCACTCATGCCCGAGCAGCCTTTCCCTGTTTTGATGAGCCCGCCTTCAAAGCGAACTTCACAGTCCGCCTGCGCCGTGAATCCAGGCATATTTCTATATCCAACATGCCCAAG ATGAGGACAGTGGAGCTGGCAGGTGGTCTACTGGAAGACCATTTTGAAACCAGCGTCAGGATGAGCACCTACCTGGTGGCCTTCATCATATGTGATTTTCTTTCTATCCGAAAAACCACCAAACATGGTGTAGAG ATTGCAGTATATGCTGTTCCAGAGAAGATCAGTCAGGCTGAGTATGCCCTCAACACTGCAGTGACTCTACTGGACTTCTATGATGACTACTTTGACATTCCATATCCACTCCCGAAACATG tattgttattaaaaaaacatatgctCTACTCTTGTGTTGATCCTGTAGATTTAGCTGCCATACCAGACTTTCAGTCAGGTGCTATGGAGAACTGGGGGCTTAGTACTTACAGGGAGGCAGGACTCCTCTTTGATCCAGAAAAGTCGTCAACTTCCGACAAACTGGGTATCACTAAAGTCATTGCACATGAGCTAGCCCATCAG TGGTTCGGTAACTTGGTGACGATGCGGTGGTGGAATGACCTCTGGTTAAATGAAGGCTTCGCCAAGTTCATGGAGTTTGTGTCCCTCAGCTATACACACCCTGAACTGCAAGTG AATGATTATTTTTTGGAGAAGTGTTTTAAAGCCATGGAGGTAGATGCTCTTGTCTCTTCACACCCCATCTCCACACCGGTAGAAAATCCATCTGAGATCAGGGAAATGTTTGACGATGTTTCCTATGACAAG GGTGCTTGTGTTTTGAACATGCTGAGAGATTTCCTATCACCTGATGCCTTCAAGTTGGGCATCATCCATTACCTTCGACAATACAGCTATCAGAACACCATGAATGCCAACTTGTGGGAAAGCCTGAACAAT ATCTGCCATTCTGAAGACTCAGAACAGGGGAGACTTAAATTGGATTCATTCTGTGCAAGGACAAATGCTAAAAATGCTGCCTCT AAATGGTTCATGGAAGATGAGCTGGACGTCAAATCAATCATGGACACCTGGACTCTCCAGGAGGGCTTTCCCATGATCACTGTTAGTGTCAAAGGTCGAGAAGTCAGGCTCAGCCAGGAGAGGTATCTCAAAGGGAGGGATCCTTTGAAAGCATCTGG CTTCCTGTGGCAAGTGCCACTAACCTACGTGACCAGCCGTTCCCACACTGTACAGCGATTTCTGCTGAAAACACGAACGG atatACTCTACTTGCCAGAGGAAGTGGAGTGGGTCAAATTTAATGTGGACATGCGAGGATATTACATCGTACATTACGAGTCAGGGGGTTGGGACACTTTGGTCAACCTTCTACATATCAACCATACTACACTCAGTAGCAATGACAGGGCGAGCCTCATCAGCAACGTTTTCCAGCTGGTCAG TATAGACAAGTTGCCTCTGGACAAAGCCCTGAATTTGTCTCTATACCTAAGCCAGGAGAGGGAGATCATGCCTGTCATCCAGGCCTTTAGTGAACTAGTGCCACTGTACAAGCTAATGGAGAAAAGAGACATGGAGCTGCTGGAAAACCAGATGAAG GAGTACATATTGCTTCTGTTCCGTGACCTGATTGACAGTCAGAGCTGGACTGATGAGGGCACTGTATCTCAAAGGATGCTTCGTAACTACATGCTACTGTTTGCCTGTGTTCGCCGCTATGCCCACTGTGTTACCACAGCAACTCAGCTCTTCCGCCAATGGAAGGACTCTGATGGGAACATGAG TTTGCCCTCTGATGTTAGCCTGGTGGTCTTCACAGTAGGTGCTCGAAGTGAGGAGGGATGGGACTTTCTCTTGGAGAAATATCTCCATTCTATGTCTTCTTCTGAAAAGAGAACCATTAAGTCAGCACTTACCTTCAGCCCACTAGCTCACAAGCTTCAGTG GCTGATGGAGCAGAGCTTTGAAGGTGGGGCTCTGAAAACACAGGACCTTCCTTCACTTGTCATCTCCATCAGCAAAAACCCCAAAGGCTACAGACTAGCTTGGGATTTTCTCAGGACCAACTGGCATAAACTAATAAACAA GTTTGATTTGGGG